One segment of Herbaspirillum hiltneri N3 DNA contains the following:
- a CDS encoding basic amino acid ABC transporter substrate-binding protein, giving the protein MNKFFKQFAPALALVAAVAALSACGKKDEPAQAPAAAAAKVYLVGVESAYAPFSAENEKKEVVGFDIDVMKALAQKIGIEVKFVPTPFEGFFNFLAQGDRDLLISAITITDERKQTVDFSEPYFEASQLIAVPAADAKVQKFDDLKNLKVGVQSATSGDEIVQQLLGKNNPNIKRLDSTPLALKELETGGVDAVVADDAVVKNYITNNPSSKLRTVSDAGFPKEYYGIAVRKGNTELLNKVNKGMADLKADGTFDKISTQYFGAKK; this is encoded by the coding sequence ATGAACAAGTTCTTCAAGCAATTCGCTCCCGCCCTGGCGCTGGTCGCCGCCGTCGCCGCACTGTCCGCCTGCGGCAAGAAAGACGAACCGGCGCAAGCGCCCGCCGCCGCTGCCGCCAAGGTCTATCTGGTCGGCGTGGAATCGGCTTATGCGCCGTTCTCTGCGGAAAATGAAAAGAAGGAAGTGGTCGGCTTCGACATCGACGTGATGAAGGCGCTGGCGCAAAAGATCGGCATCGAAGTGAAGTTCGTGCCGACGCCGTTTGAGGGCTTCTTCAATTTCCTGGCGCAGGGCGACCGCGATCTGCTGATCTCGGCCATCACCATCACCGACGAGCGCAAGCAGACCGTCGATTTCTCCGAGCCGTACTTCGAAGCGAGCCAGCTGATCGCGGTGCCTGCAGCCGATGCCAAGGTGCAGAAGTTCGATGACCTCAAGAACCTCAAGGTCGGCGTGCAAAGCGCCACCTCGGGCGATGAAATCGTGCAGCAGTTGCTGGGCAAGAACAATCCCAACATCAAGCGCCTCGATTCCACCCCGCTGGCATTGAAAGAGCTGGAAACCGGCGGCGTTGACGCCGTGGTCGCCGATGACGCCGTGGTCAAGAACTACATCACCAACAACCCGTCGAGCAAGCTGCGCACCGTATCGGACGCCGGCTTTCCGAAGGAGTATTACGGCATCGCCGTGCGCAAGGGCAACACCGAACTGCTCAACAAGGTCAACAAGGGCATGGCTGACCTGAAGGCCGACGGCACCTTTG
- a CDS encoding UvrD-helicase domain-containing protein: MSSAPAFGLNAPQSEAVLYMNGPCLVLAGAGSGKTRVITQKIAHLIENCGYESRHIAALTFTNKAALEMQERIAKLLKEPKQAKHLTVSTFHSLGVKILRQEAKHLGLKDRFSIMDSDDCFSLVQDLAVTTDKQLIRRIQNAMSLWKNGLIDPELALRNAVDEEEAVAARIYRSYVATLSAYQAVDFDDLIRLPVELFRNNEEVRDRWQRRLRYLLVDEYQDTNTCQYELVKLLVSGIGKKPMFTAVGDDDQAIYAWRGATIENLKTLQIDFPNLHLIKLEQNYRSSTRILQAANSVISNNPKLFEKALWSEHGLGDPVKVMAMDDDEAEAEQVAIMLSAHRFERRAKFSDYAILYRGNHQARIFEKALRRERIPYVMSGGQSYFDRAEIKDIISYLRLIANQDDDPAFIRAVTTPRRGIGQATLEVLGTVAGQWQCSLFEAVYKGALEDKLPDKQLLPLRQFCDFINNLESRASRPGPSGSGENAAQVLDDMMEAINYEGYCYDAFDERQAQSKWQNVQEFTSWLKERGCGGKDGEGEEKNLLELTQMVALMTMLEGKDEEQDAVRMSTLHASKGLEYPHVFLIGVEEGILPHKGDPDAPAETIAARIEEERRLMYVGITRAQRSLQITWCKRRKRAREFTACDPSRFIKEMNLDVGDAVPKEEEKITPQNRLANLKALLQQPRSTPTPSND, encoded by the coding sequence ATGTCTTCTGCCCCCGCATTTGGTCTCAACGCCCCACAGAGCGAAGCCGTTCTGTACATGAACGGCCCTTGCCTGGTACTGGCAGGCGCCGGCTCGGGCAAGACGCGCGTCATCACGCAGAAGATCGCCCACCTGATCGAGAACTGCGGCTACGAGTCGCGTCACATCGCGGCGCTGACCTTCACCAACAAGGCCGCGCTGGAAATGCAGGAACGCATCGCCAAGCTGCTCAAGGAACCCAAGCAGGCCAAGCACCTGACTGTATCAACCTTCCATTCACTGGGCGTCAAGATCCTGCGCCAGGAAGCCAAGCACCTCGGGCTGAAAGATCGCTTTTCGATCATGGACAGCGACGATTGTTTCTCGCTGGTGCAGGATCTGGCGGTAACGACCGACAAGCAACTGATCCGTCGCATTCAGAATGCGATGTCGCTGTGGAAGAACGGCCTGATCGACCCCGAGCTTGCGCTCAGGAACGCGGTCGATGAAGAAGAGGCGGTGGCCGCACGCATCTATCGCAGCTATGTGGCCACGCTCTCGGCTTATCAGGCGGTCGACTTCGACGACCTGATCCGCTTGCCGGTCGAGCTGTTCCGCAACAACGAAGAAGTCCGCGATCGCTGGCAGCGCCGCCTGCGCTATCTGCTGGTCGATGAATACCAGGACACCAACACCTGCCAGTACGAACTGGTCAAGCTGCTGGTCAGCGGCATCGGCAAGAAGCCGATGTTCACCGCCGTGGGCGACGACGACCAGGCGATCTACGCCTGGCGCGGCGCCACCATCGAGAACCTGAAGACGCTGCAGATCGACTTTCCCAATCTGCATCTGATCAAGCTGGAGCAGAATTACCGCTCCAGCACGCGCATTCTGCAAGCCGCCAATTCGGTGATTTCCAATAATCCCAAGCTGTTTGAAAAAGCGCTCTGGTCGGAACACGGACTGGGCGACCCGGTCAAGGTGATGGCGATGGACGACGACGAGGCCGAAGCCGAACAGGTCGCCATCATGCTGTCGGCGCATCGCTTCGAGCGCCGCGCAAAATTCTCCGATTACGCGATCCTGTACCGCGGCAATCACCAGGCGCGCATCTTCGAAAAGGCGCTGCGGCGCGAACGCATTCCCTATGTCATGTCGGGCGGCCAGAGTTATTTCGACCGCGCCGAGATCAAGGACATCATCAGCTACCTGCGCCTGATCGCCAATCAGGACGACGATCCGGCATTCATCCGCGCCGTCACCACGCCGCGCCGCGGCATCGGTCAGGCCACGCTGGAAGTGCTCGGCACGGTCGCGGGTCAATGGCAGTGCTCGCTGTTCGAAGCCGTATACAAGGGCGCGCTGGAAGACAAGCTCCCCGACAAGCAATTGCTGCCGCTGCGCCAGTTCTGCGACTTCATCAACAACCTCGAATCGCGCGCCAGCCGGCCGGGTCCGTCCGGCAGCGGCGAGAACGCCGCGCAGGTGCTCGACGACATGATGGAAGCGATCAACTACGAAGGCTATTGCTACGACGCCTTCGACGAACGCCAGGCGCAGAGCAAATGGCAGAACGTGCAGGAATTCACCTCCTGGCTCAAGGAGCGCGGCTGCGGCGGCAAGGATGGCGAAGGCGAAGAAAAGAACTTGCTGGAGCTGACCCAGATGGTTGCACTCATGACCATGCTCGAAGGCAAGGACGAAGAACAGGACGCCGTGCGCATGTCGACCTTGCACGCGTCCAAGGGGCTGGAATATCCGCACGTGTTCCTGATCGGCGTGGAAGAAGGAATTTTGCCGCACAAGGGCGATCCCGATGCGCCGGCAGAGACCATCGCCGCGCGCATTGAGGAAGAACGCCGCCTGATGTACGTCGGCATCACGCGCGCCCAACGCAGCCTGCAGATCACCTGGTGCAAGCGGCGCAAGCGCGCGCGCGAATTCACCGCCTGCGATCCGTCGCGCTTCATCAAGGAAATGAACCTCGATGTCGGCGACGCCGTGCCCAAGGAAGAAGAAAAGATCACGCCGCAGAACCGGCTGGCCAATCTGAAGGCCTTGCTGCAACAACCGCGCAGCACGCCGACACCGTCGAACGACTGA
- a CDS encoding SRPBCC family protein, with the protein MKFNHLIQINDPLNPLIDNLTREQLWRGLVLRAEAPQLFMEHLDECVLSDKTDAAVRRMLRYGELRIHDVVTYEALQRVHYHVPAQGDIPTSSLSMTIEEPEEEALFVRFEYDDGTPDEEAGTEKAFYDQFRRSAYEEADIDTIRIIRELIVKGSVH; encoded by the coding sequence ATGAAATTCAATCACTTGATTCAAATCAACGATCCGCTCAACCCGCTGATCGACAATCTGACCCGCGAACAGCTGTGGCGCGGCCTCGTCCTGCGCGCTGAAGCGCCGCAATTGTTCATGGAGCATCTCGACGAATGCGTGCTGTCCGACAAGACGGACGCGGCTGTCAGGCGCATGCTGCGCTACGGCGAATTGCGCATCCATGACGTCGTGACTTATGAAGCGCTGCAGCGCGTGCACTACCACGTGCCGGCGCAGGGCGACATCCCCACGTCCAGTCTGAGCATGACGATCGAAGAGCCCGAGGAAGAGGCGCTGTTCGTGCGTTTCGAATACGACGACGGCACGCCGGACGAAGAGGCCGGCACCGAAAAGGCTTTCTACGACCAGTTCCGTCGCTCGGCGTATGAAGAGGCGGACATCGACACCATCCGCATCATTCGGGAACTGATCGTCAAGGGATCAGTGCATTAG
- a CDS encoding ABC transporter substrate-binding protein has product MHHQVSGAQEKLPRSSVMRTVVVAAGLALSLAFAGAGQAQAQAKPKFKLAYAKCAHCMSMALVPELARNVDIEGINFTAGSDALTALVSKSVDIAQVTYLSFVSGLDKGFDLVAVSGQVNGGSEMLVGKDTALASDDWAGLKKLIADYKAQGKPFRIAASRGNAQDLHMRGELALNGINPNKDVQFVNIPNPSDHAAALQRGEVELICSVEPFASQIRMTGVGKHFAFPYKQAAGRLTNLIVTRSDVIKEHPAEVKETVAAVVRLVDSLQKDKQAWVASIVKGTGLDKTVATEALKNSYPDFKMYRQQTQAIGAMMKDLKYISTDVSAQIDKNMDYSFLMEVTKKPKSELGY; this is encoded by the coding sequence ATGCACCATCAAGTATCCGGCGCACAAGAAAAACTGCCGCGTTCGTCCGTCATGCGCACCGTCGTCGTGGCCGCCGGCCTGGCCTTGAGCCTGGCTTTCGCCGGCGCAGGTCAGGCACAAGCCCAGGCCAAACCGAAATTCAAGCTGGCCTATGCCAAGTGTGCGCACTGCATGTCGATGGCGCTGGTGCCTGAGCTGGCTAGGAATGTCGACATCGAAGGCATCAACTTCACCGCCGGCAGCGATGCGCTGACCGCGCTGGTGTCCAAGAGCGTGGACATCGCGCAGGTGACTTACCTGTCCTTCGTCAGCGGCCTCGACAAGGGCTTCGACCTGGTGGCGGTATCGGGGCAGGTCAACGGCGGCTCTGAAATGCTGGTCGGCAAGGATACTGCGCTGGCCTCCGACGACTGGGCCGGTCTGAAGAAACTGATCGCCGACTACAAGGCGCAGGGCAAGCCATTCCGCATTGCGGCCTCGCGCGGCAATGCGCAGGACTTGCACATGCGCGGCGAGCTGGCCCTGAACGGCATCAACCCGAACAAGGACGTGCAATTCGTCAACATCCCGAATCCATCCGATCACGCCGCAGCCCTGCAGCGCGGCGAAGTCGAGCTGATCTGCTCGGTCGAGCCGTTCGCTTCGCAGATCCGCATGACCGGCGTCGGCAAGCATTTTGCATTCCCCTACAAGCAGGCGGCCGGCCGTCTGACCAACCTGATCGTGACCCGTTCTGACGTGATCAAGGAACATCCGGCCGAAGTGAAGGAAACCGTCGCCGCCGTGGTGCGCCTGGTCGACAGCCTGCAAAAGGACAAGCAGGCCTGGGTCGCCAGCATCGTCAAGGGCACCGGTCTGGACAAGACCGTCGCCACCGAAGCGCTGAAGAATTCCTATCCGGACTTCAAGATGTATCGTCAACAGACACAAGCCATCGGCGCCATGATGAAGGACCTCAAGTACATCTCCACCGACGTTTCGGCGCAGATCGACAAGAACATGGACTACAGCTTCCTGATGGAAGTGACGAAGAAGCCGAAGTCCGAACTGGGTTATTGA
- a CDS encoding ABC transporter permease: MNGLMRSLSEAKWRFAVPIFLVLFWEAFSRSGAIPASLLPAPSRVFATWTDWIFGYSEAAQDSSGRWIFDAMASCMRVTAGYLIAAVSGIALGVAIGWWRWVERAIEPTVQMLRPIPPVSWIPLAIIWFGIANKPAIFLVFLGAFFPILMNTVHGVKTSDRNLLRAAAMAGANQGQLLRFVILPAAMPSIFAGLRIGIGSAWMLTVTAEMVAVKSGLGYALWDSYYFLRYDLVIAAMISIGLLGYLADLILKLIMNSVLRWQHVATVQGKA, encoded by the coding sequence ATGAATGGTTTGATGCGCTCCTTGTCGGAGGCGAAGTGGCGATTCGCCGTACCGATTTTTCTGGTGCTGTTCTGGGAGGCGTTTTCCCGTTCGGGGGCGATTCCTGCCTCCTTGTTGCCGGCGCCGTCGCGCGTGTTCGCGACATGGACGGACTGGATCTTCGGCTACAGCGAAGCGGCCCAGGATAGCAGCGGCCGCTGGATCTTCGACGCCATGGCCAGCTGCATGCGGGTCACCGCGGGTTACCTGATCGCGGCGGTTTCCGGCATCGCGCTGGGCGTGGCGATCGGCTGGTGGCGCTGGGTCGAGCGCGCCATCGAACCGACGGTGCAGATGCTGCGTCCGATTCCGCCGGTGTCGTGGATTCCGCTGGCGATCATCTGGTTCGGCATCGCCAACAAGCCGGCGATCTTCCTGGTGTTCCTCGGCGCGTTCTTTCCCATCCTGATGAACACCGTGCACGGCGTCAAAACCTCCGACCGCAACCTGCTGCGCGCAGCGGCGATGGCCGGCGCCAATCAGGGCCAGCTGTTGCGCTTCGTGATCCTGCCGGCGGCGATGCCGAGCATCTTCGCGGGCTTGCGCATCGGCATCGGCAGCGCCTGGATGCTGACCGTGACGGCGGAGATGGTGGCGGTCAAGAGCGGTCTCGGCTACGCGCTGTGGGATTCGTATTATTTCCTGCGCTACGACCTGGTGATCGCGGCCATGATCAGCATCGGCTTGCTCGGCTATCTGGCCGACCTGATCCTCAAACTGATCATGAATTCGGTACTGCGCTGGCAACACGTGGCGACGGTACAGGGCAAAGCGTAA
- a CDS encoding ABC transporter ATP-binding protein, which produces MAFIELNNIVKVFKDKKRKDKNSGGDMLAIDNVTLSLGKKEFLCLLGPSGCGKSTLLNMIAGFEHPTSGSVTVDGKPITGPGADRGMVFQQANLMPWLPVWDNIAFSLKLQGKSAAERRAAAQPFIETVKLKGFENHFPAELSGGMAQRVGIARALLQNPSVILMDEPFAALDAQTKMEMQEELVTLWQRYEGTIVFVTHSVDEALVLATKVAVMTHRPGRIRDLIDIDLARPRDTTTAEFNQYKRHVLSLIREESALAHADAIKLAA; this is translated from the coding sequence ATGGCATTCATCGAACTCAATAATATCGTCAAGGTCTTCAAGGATAAAAAACGCAAGGACAAGAATAGCGGCGGCGATATGCTCGCCATCGACAACGTCACGCTGAGCCTGGGGAAGAAGGAATTCCTCTGCTTGCTGGGTCCGTCCGGTTGCGGCAAGTCGACGCTGCTGAACATGATCGCGGGCTTCGAACATCCGACCTCGGGCAGCGTGACCGTCGACGGCAAGCCGATCACCGGTCCCGGCGCCGACCGCGGCATGGTGTTCCAGCAGGCTAACCTGATGCCGTGGCTGCCGGTGTGGGACAACATCGCATTCTCGCTCAAGCTGCAGGGAAAGAGTGCCGCCGAACGCCGCGCCGCGGCTCAGCCGTTCATCGAGACGGTCAAGCTCAAGGGCTTTGAAAACCACTTTCCGGCCGAGCTTTCCGGCGGCATGGCGCAGCGCGTCGGCATCGCCCGCGCCCTGTTGCAGAATCCGTCAGTGATCCTGATGGATGAGCCGTTTGCCGCGCTCGATGCGCAGACCAAGATGGAAATGCAGGAAGAGCTGGTCACGCTGTGGCAGCGTTATGAGGGTACGATCGTGTTCGTCACGCACAGCGTTGACGAGGCGCTGGTGCTGGCGACCAAGGTTGCCGTCATGACGCATCGTCCGGGCCGCATCCGCGACCTGATCGACATCGACCTGGCGCGGCCGCGCGACACCACCACCGCCGAATTCAACCAATACAAACGCCATGTGCTGAGCCTGATCCGCGAGGAATCCGCGCTGGCCCATGCCGACGCCATCAAGCTGGCGGCATAG
- a CDS encoding maleate cis-trans isomerase family protein: MTQRTLLGMLTPSSNTTLEPVTTAMIADIPEASAHFGRFRVTEIALSNQALAQFDDSEILRAAELLAHAKVQSIGWNGTSSGWLGFDADERLCRRITEATGIPACTSVLALNEIFDITGVKRFGLVTPYLDDVQAAIIRNYAASGMECIAERHLRKQDNFSFSEVGADELRAMVREVAREKPQAITIFCTNLRGAPLVEELEREVGIPIYDTISTVVWKSLRQAGSDPSRIRGWGSLFRDVA, from the coding sequence ATGACTCAACGTACCCTGCTCGGCATGCTGACGCCGTCCTCCAACACCACGTTGGAGCCGGTCACCACCGCGATGATCGCGGACATTCCCGAAGCCAGCGCCCACTTCGGCCGCTTCCGCGTGACCGAGATCGCCTTGTCGAATCAGGCGCTGGCGCAATTCGACGACAGCGAGATCCTGCGCGCCGCCGAGTTGCTGGCGCACGCCAAGGTGCAGAGCATAGGCTGGAACGGCACCTCGTCGGGCTGGCTCGGCTTCGACGCCGACGAACGCCTGTGCCGCCGCATCACCGAAGCGACCGGCATTCCGGCATGCACGTCGGTATTGGCATTGAACGAGATTTTCGACATCACCGGCGTCAAGCGCTTCGGCCTGGTGACGCCTTACCTCGACGACGTCCAGGCCGCCATCATCAGGAACTACGCCGCCTCCGGCATGGAGTGCATCGCCGAGCGCCATCTGCGCAAGCAGGACAATTTCTCGTTCTCCGAAGTCGGCGCCGACGAGTTGCGCGCCATGGTGCGCGAGGTCGCCAGGGAAAAGCCGCAGGCCATCACCATCTTCTGCACCAACCTGCGCGGTGCGCCGCTGGTGGAAGAGCTGGAGCGCGAGGTCGGCATCCCGATCTATGACACGATTTCCACCGTGGTGTGGAAGTCGCTCAGGCAGGCCGGATCGGATCCGTCGCGCATCCGCGGCTGGGGCAGCCTGTTCCGCGACGTCGCGTAA
- the hydA gene encoding dihydropyrimidinase — translation MEDFDLVIRNGTVATASDIMQCDVGIAGGKVVAMGRNLASGKREIDAAGKLVLPGGVDSHCHLDQPMEEGLEMADDFRSGTISAACGGTTTVIPFAAQAKGQSLRAAVEDYHRRAEGKAVIDYAFHMIVSDPTEKVLKEELPQLISEGYTSFKIYMTYDDLKLNDRQIIDVLAIARREGAMVMIHAENADCIAWLTEQLEDAGLTAPKYHATSRPMLVEREATHRAIALSELVDVPILIVHVSGKEAIEQIRWAHGHGLRIYAETCPQYFMLTADDLDQEGYHGAKCICSPPPRDKENQQYIWDGLANGLFTVFSSDHAPFRYADPKGKMPGGKEVPFRYIPNGTPGLETRLPLLFSEGVGKGRIDLNRFVALTATDPAKMYGLYPQKGTIAIGGDADIAIWDPHKEVVIANDNLHHNVDYTPYEGVAVTGWPVVTLSRGEVVYDGKEPQGAAGRGEFLKCGLPDPARPRKR, via the coding sequence ATGGAAGATTTTGATCTGGTAATCCGCAACGGCACCGTCGCCACCGCATCCGACATCATGCAGTGCGATGTCGGCATCGCCGGCGGCAAGGTCGTGGCGATGGGGCGCAATCTTGCGTCCGGCAAACGCGAGATCGATGCCGCCGGCAAGCTGGTGCTGCCGGGCGGCGTCGACAGCCATTGCCATCTCGACCAGCCGATGGAAGAGGGGTTGGAGATGGCCGACGATTTCCGCAGCGGCACGATCTCGGCGGCGTGCGGCGGCACCACGACGGTGATTCCGTTTGCTGCCCAGGCCAAGGGACAGTCGCTGCGCGCCGCGGTGGAGGACTATCATCGCCGCGCCGAGGGCAAGGCGGTGATCGACTACGCCTTCCACATGATCGTCAGCGACCCGACCGAGAAAGTCCTGAAGGAAGAGTTGCCGCAACTGATCAGCGAAGGCTACACCTCCTTCAAGATCTACATGACCTACGACGATCTCAAGCTCAATGACAGGCAGATCATCGACGTGCTGGCCATCGCGCGGCGCGAGGGTGCGATGGTGATGATTCATGCTGAAAACGCCGACTGCATCGCATGGCTCACGGAGCAACTGGAAGACGCCGGATTGACCGCGCCGAAGTACCATGCGACTTCACGGCCGATGCTGGTCGAGCGCGAAGCGACGCATCGCGCGATCGCACTGTCAGAGCTGGTCGACGTGCCGATCCTGATCGTGCACGTCTCGGGCAAGGAAGCCATCGAGCAAATCCGCTGGGCGCATGGTCATGGCCTGCGCATCTACGCCGAGACCTGCCCGCAGTATTTCATGCTGACGGCGGATGACCTTGACCAGGAGGGCTATCACGGCGCCAAGTGCATCTGCAGCCCGCCGCCGCGCGACAAGGAGAACCAGCAATACATCTGGGACGGCCTGGCCAACGGCTTGTTCACGGTGTTCTCATCGGACCATGCGCCGTTTCGCTACGCCGATCCCAAGGGCAAGATGCCGGGCGGGAAGGAAGTGCCGTTCCGCTACATCCCGAACGGCACGCCGGGACTGGAGACGCGCCTGCCGCTCCTGTTCTCGGAGGGCGTCGGCAAGGGCCGCATCGACCTCAATCGTTTCGTCGCACTGACGGCGACCGATCCGGCCAAGATGTACGGCCTGTATCCGCAGAAGGGCACGATCGCCATCGGCGGCGACGCCGACATCGCGATCTGGGATCCGCACAAGGAAGTCGTGATCGCCAACGATAACCTGCATCACAACGTCGACTACACGCCGTATGAAGGCGTGGCGGTGACCGGCTGGCCGGTGGTCACGCTGTCGCGCGGCGAGGTGGTGTATGACGGCAAGGAGCCGCAAGGTGCCGCCGGTCGCGGCGAGTTTCTGAAGTGCGGTTTGCCGGATCCGGCGCGTCCGCGCAAGCGCTGA
- a CDS encoding hemolysin family protein yields MENILLIVAALFLVALNGFFVAAEFGLVKLRQTRIRAIVKTQGLRGRILATVHNQLDAYLSACQLGITLASLGLGWIGEPAFASLLEPLFALLGVSSLELIHGVSFVFAFVIISFLHIVVGELAPKSMAIRNPERIGLWCAMPLYGFYWMMYPAIWLLNLSANWVLRVTGLGGVHGHDSHYSSDELKLILRSGGKTGKFTPQEWSVLAQSLDFGDLKVMDLMRPANEIVALSAANTHDENMQIIYRNRFSRYPYFDAGQQEVLGLLHLKDVFIAQQDGKAIVDLRHYLRPVQYISPSLSAQELLRRFRTGSPHFAIIGRKGQAPLGFVTLDNLLSVLVGEIRDEFRHTSNEWTRQDDGTLLGKGSLPIVTLEHMLGIDFEYDETVDSVGGLVMEKLGEVPKEGQKVEFHAFDIVVKKMKGPKILLVKVYPKMQDGEWVGEMEG; encoded by the coding sequence TTGGAAAACATCTTGCTGATCGTCGCGGCCCTCTTTCTGGTCGCGCTGAACGGTTTTTTCGTCGCAGCAGAATTCGGTCTGGTCAAACTGCGCCAGACCCGCATCAGAGCCATCGTCAAGACGCAGGGCTTGCGCGGCCGCATACTGGCGACTGTCCATAATCAACTCGACGCCTACCTGTCGGCCTGCCAGCTCGGCATCACGCTGGCGTCGCTGGGCTTGGGCTGGATCGGCGAACCCGCCTTCGCCAGCCTGCTCGAACCCCTGTTCGCCTTGCTCGGCGTGAGTTCGCTGGAGCTGATCCACGGCGTGTCCTTCGTCTTCGCCTTCGTGATCATTTCCTTCCTGCACATCGTGGTCGGCGAGCTGGCGCCGAAGTCGATGGCGATCCGCAACCCGGAGCGCATCGGCCTGTGGTGCGCGATGCCGCTGTACGGTTTTTACTGGATGATGTACCCGGCGATCTGGCTGCTCAACCTGAGCGCCAACTGGGTGTTGCGCGTGACCGGCCTGGGCGGCGTGCACGGGCACGATTCCCACTATTCCTCGGACGAGCTCAAGCTGATCCTGCGCTCCGGCGGCAAGACCGGCAAGTTCACGCCGCAGGAGTGGAGCGTGCTGGCGCAGTCGCTCGACTTCGGCGACCTCAAGGTGATGGACCTGATGCGCCCGGCCAACGAGATTGTCGCGCTGAGCGCGGCCAATACGCATGATGAAAACATGCAGATCATTTACCGCAACCGTTTCAGCCGCTATCCGTATTTCGACGCCGGGCAGCAGGAAGTGCTGGGACTGTTGCATCTGAAGGATGTCTTCATCGCGCAGCAGGACGGCAAGGCCATTGTCGACCTGCGCCATTACCTGCGTCCGGTGCAGTACATTTCACCGAGCCTGTCGGCGCAGGAGTTGCTGCGCCGTTTCCGCACCGGCTCGCCGCATTTTGCGATCATCGGGCGCAAGGGGCAGGCGCCGCTGGGCTTTGTCACGCTGGACAATCTGCTGAGCGTGCTGGTGGGCGAGATCCGCGATGAGTTCCGTCACACCTCCAATGAGTGGACGCGGCAGGATGACGGCACGTTGCTGGGCAAGGGCAGCCTGCCTATCGTGACGCTGGAGCACATGCTGGGCATCGATTTCGAGTATGACGAGACGGTCGATTCGGTTGGCGGACTGGTCATGGAGAAGCTGGGTGAAGTGCCGAAGGAAGGGCAGAAGGTGGAGTTTCATGCTTTTGACATCGTGGTCAAGAAGATGAAGGGGCCGAAGATTTTGTTGGTTAAGGTTTATCCCAAGATGCAGGATGGGGAGTGGGTGGGGGAGATGGAGGGATAG